The proteins below come from a single Vidua chalybeata isolate OUT-0048 chromosome 1, bVidCha1 merged haplotype, whole genome shotgun sequence genomic window:
- the ARC gene encoding activity-regulated cytoskeleton-associated protein, with translation MQLDNVTSAGVHSFQGHRGVANKPNVILQIGKCRAEMLEHVRRTHRHLLTEVSKQVERELKGLQKSVGKLENNLEDHVPTENQRWKKSIKACLARCQETIAHLERWVKREMNVWKEVFFRLEKWADRLESMGGKYCPGEQGKQTVSVGVGGPEIRPSEGEIYDYALDMSQMYALTPPPGELPSIPQGHDSYQWVSVSEEAPASPVETQVFEDPREFLSHLEEYLKQVGGTEEYWLSQIQNHMNGPAKKWWEYKQDSVKNWVEFKKEFLQYSEGTLTRDAIKRELDLPQKEGEPLDQFLWRKRDLYQTLYVDADEEEIIQYVVGTLQPKLKRFLSYPLPKTLEQLIQRGKEVQGNMEHSEEPSPQRTPEVQPGDSVETVPPSTTASPVPSNGTQPEPPSPPATVI, from the coding sequence ATGCAGCTGGACAATGTCACCAGCGCGGGCGTCCACTCCTTCCAGGGGCACCGTGGAGTTGCCAACAAGCCCAATGTGATCCTGCAGATAGGGAAGTGCAGGGCAGAAATGCTGGAGCATGTCCGGAGGACCCACCGGCACCTCCTGACAGAGGTCTCCAAGCAGGTGGAGCGGGAGCTGAAGGGATTGCAGAAATCCGTGGGGAAGTTGGAGAACAACTTAGAGGACCACGTCCCAACTGAAAACCAGAGATGGAAGAAGTCCATCAAGGCCTGCCTGGCCAGGTGCCAGGAGACCATTGCCCACCTGGAGAGGTGGGTCAAGAGGGAGATGAATGTTTGGAAGGAGGTCTTTTTCCGCCTGGAAAAGTGGGCTGACCGCCTGGAGTCCATGGGAGGCAAAtactgccctggggagcagggcaAGCAGACGGTGTCCGTCGGGGTGGGAGGCCCGGAGATAAGGCCGAGTGAGGGGGAGATTTATGATTATGCCCTGGACATGAGCCAGATGTATGCCCTGACCCCTCCTCCCGGAGAGCTGCCTAGCATCCCTCAGGGCCACGATTCCTACCAGTGGGTCTCCGTGTCGGAGGAGGCTCCAGCCTCCCCGGTGGAGACCCAGGTGTTTGAGGATCCCCGGGAGTTCTTGAGCCACTTGGAGGAATACTTAAAGCAGGTGGGTGGAACAGAGGAGTATTGGCTGTCTCAGATCCAAAACCACATGAACGGCCCAGCTAAAAAGTGGTGGGAGTACAAGCAGGACTCCGTCAAAAACTGGGTCGAGTTCAAGAAGGAGTTCCTGCAGTACAGCGAGGGAACTCTGACTAGGGATGCGATCAAAAGGGAGCTGGATTTGCCCCAGAAAGAGGGGGAGCCCCTGGATCAGTTCCTCTGGCGCAAGAGAGACCTGTACCAGACCCTCTATGTGGATGCAGATGAGGAGGAGATCATCCAGTACGTGGTAGGCACCCTCCAGCCCAAACTGAAGCGTTTCCTGAGCTACCCCCTGCCCAAGACCTTAGAGCAGCTGATCCAGAGGGGGAAGGAAGTCCAAGGCAACATGGAGCACTCTGAGGAGCCCAGCCCACAGAGGACCCCTGAGGTTCAGCCAGGAGACTCCGTGGAGACCGTGCCCCCCTCAACCACCGCCAGTCCCGTGCCGAGCAATGGGACTCAaccagagccccccagccccccagccaCTGTCATATGA